The following proteins come from a genomic window of Botrytis cinerea B05.10 chromosome 14, complete sequence:
- the Bcgst15 gene encoding Bcgst15 — protein MSSLGTVYTYPDNPRTMKIQAAAAFNHKTIDLFPEFVFFQTNRTPEFLSDFPLGRVPAFKDATSSFHLFESDAIAQYAAESGPAANQLLGSNVKERATIRQWISFANDEIFNPMTTLIFWRSGFGPFEKGAEDGAMGRLVLLLGVLEGQLSKHMYVSGTEDISLADISVAASLYWGFDQIIDVEMRERFPQVVRWYERTIKHQHLSPFWGEQKFVEKRRDRENV, from the exons ATGTCATCTCTCGGAACTGTGTACACATACCCCGACAACCCTCGTACAATGAAG ATCCAAGCCGCAGCAGCCTTCAACCACAAAACCATTGATCTATTCCCCGAAttcgtcttcttccaaaCCAACCGAACTCCCGAATTTCTCTCCGACTTCCCACTTGGTCGTGTCCCCGCATTTAAGGATGCTACctcctctttccatctcttcgAATCGGATGCTATTGCCCAATATGCCGCCGAAAGCGGCCCTGCTGCGAACCAACTACTAGGATCAAATGTCAAAGAACGCGCGACCATTCGTCAATGGATATCTTTTGCTAATGATGAGATCTTTAATCCTATGACCACGCTGATATTCTGGAGATCTGGATTTGGGCCTTTTGAGAAAGGGGCAGAGGATGGAGCCATGGGAAGATTAGTGCTTCTTTTGGGAGTTTTGGAGGGTCAGTTGAGTAAACACATGTATGTTTCTGGGACGGAAGATATTAGCTTGGCGGATATTTCGGTTGCTGCTTCTTTGTATTGGGGGTTTGATCAGATCATCGATGTagagatgagagaaagaTTTCCCCAAGTTGTGAGATGGTATGAGAGGACTATCAAACATCAGCATCTTAGCCCTTTCTGGGGAGAGCAGAAGTTtgttgagaagagaagagacagAGAGAATGTCTAA